A single region of the Herpetosiphon gulosus genome encodes:
- a CDS encoding MazG nucleotide pyrophosphohydrolase domain-containing protein, giving the protein MPDHSAAVRAFHEAIGMELPETPQLPSLAVQALRQTLLQEEYTELQAAVNAGDLVAIAQEAADLLYVTYGLCLTYGIDLNPVFAEVHRANLAKTTGPRRADGKQLKPADWQPPDVASVLAQQAPPSRDA; this is encoded by the coding sequence ATGCCAGATCATAGCGCTGCGGTGCGAGCATTTCACGAGGCGATTGGAATGGAGTTGCCAGAGACCCCCCAACTGCCATCTCTCGCTGTGCAAGCTTTGCGCCAAACATTACTTCAGGAAGAATATACCGAACTCCAAGCGGCGGTTAACGCTGGAGATCTGGTTGCTATTGCTCAAGAAGCCGCTGATTTACTGTATGTTACCTATGGCCTATGCCTAACCTATGGCATTGATTTGAATCCGGTGTTTGCTGAAGTGCATCGGGCAAATTTGGCCAAAACCACTGGCCCCCGCCGAGCCGATGGTAAACAGCTTAAACCCGCCGATTGGCAACCGCCCGATGTTGCAAGCGTGTTGGCCCAACAAGCGCCACCGTCTCGTGATGCCTAA
- a CDS encoding SUMF1/EgtB/PvdO family nonheme iron enzyme, whose amino-acid sequence MADITNRQQFCRAVGDGLKLVQSQRSGSMPSTEAHIADCLSIGVDTLRTLRYASRQRVMVEDKTLAALIWIVLAEGRATQPWLITILSATSIIPPEPLTTTWLESYLQSGFKQQLDQALLNHVVQSIIPNQAPSTLKQVVNPQVDAPDSLTTLPTRTPSIPVKPRFPNKFYQWLGLVGLISLLAWPMVSLFQATAASTHTPSNMALIPSGEYVQGSSDADIAEYTRLCQVHQTGCDSSWFADEQPQRLIQLDAFAIDRFEVSNRDFLRYSEAHPSLLTQAETQGAGYVWSDSNGFELIKGANWRHPHGPNSAITEHLDKPVVQITPSEAQAYCIWLGKRLPTEAEWEVAARGKQLWRFPWGNDWQPAKLNFTQGKLSPPLMNVDSLPEGQSAYGVAHLLGNAAEWTADWYDPHAYHAKDTINPRGPLIPTARHTRRGGSFASMAGVLHSTWRISNEQIDDQPSNGTGFRCVQHTALNEAL is encoded by the coding sequence ATGGCTGATATTACCAATCGTCAGCAGTTTTGTCGGGCAGTCGGGGATGGGTTAAAGTTAGTCCAAAGTCAACGAAGTGGCTCCATGCCAAGTACAGAAGCGCATATAGCCGATTGCTTGAGCATCGGGGTTGATACACTACGTACATTACGCTATGCTTCCCGTCAACGAGTGATGGTCGAAGATAAAACTTTAGCCGCATTAATTTGGATTGTACTGGCCGAAGGTCGGGCAACCCAACCATGGCTCATCACAATCCTCAGTGCTACTAGTATTATTCCACCTGAACCACTGACGACAACGTGGCTTGAGAGCTATCTGCAAAGTGGTTTCAAACAGCAGCTTGATCAAGCATTGCTGAACCACGTTGTCCAAAGCATTATTCCCAACCAAGCCCCAAGTACCCTCAAACAGGTTGTCAATCCCCAAGTTGATGCACCAGATTCGCTCACCACCCTCCCAACCCGAACCCCAAGTATTCCGGTTAAGCCACGTTTTCCCAACAAGTTCTATCAATGGCTGGGCTTGGTTGGGCTGATCAGCCTGCTTGCTTGGCCAATGGTTTCCTTATTTCAAGCGACGGCAGCCTCTACCCATACACCAAGCAACATGGCCTTAATTCCATCTGGCGAATATGTGCAAGGCAGTAGCGATGCCGATATTGCTGAATATACGCGGTTGTGCCAAGTGCATCAGACTGGCTGCGATAGCTCATGGTTTGCCGATGAACAACCACAGCGTTTAATTCAACTTGATGCATTTGCCATCGATCGCTTTGAGGTCAGTAATCGTGATTTTCTGCGCTACAGCGAGGCCCATCCTAGCCTCTTAACCCAAGCTGAAACCCAAGGTGCAGGCTATGTCTGGAGCGATAGCAACGGGTTTGAATTAATCAAAGGAGCCAATTGGCGGCATCCTCATGGCCCAAATTCAGCCATTACTGAACATTTGGATAAACCAGTGGTGCAAATAACTCCCAGCGAAGCTCAAGCCTATTGTATTTGGTTGGGCAAACGCTTACCAACTGAGGCCGAATGGGAGGTCGCTGCCCGTGGTAAGCAGCTTTGGCGCTTTCCTTGGGGCAACGATTGGCAGCCCGCTAAACTGAATTTTACCCAAGGCAAGCTCAGCCCACCATTAATGAATGTTGATAGTCTGCCTGAGGGTCAAAGTGCTTATGGGGTGGCACATCTGCTTGGTAACGCTGCCGAATGGACTGCCGATTGGTATGATCCTCACGCCTATCACGCTAAAGATACCATCAACCCACGTGGGCCATTAATTCCGACGGCTCGCCATACCCGCCGAGGTGGCTCGTTCGCCAGCATGGCCGGCGTTTTACATAGCACATGGCGCATTAGCAACGAGCAAATTGATGATCAACCTAGCAATGGCACAGGCTTTCGCTGTGTCCAACATACAGCACTAAACGAAGCCTTGTAA
- a CDS encoding ribonuclease HI family protein — protein MKIWLQIDATPGNLAGRAGLGLVIRQNDGAILRWAMQQARADTNNIAEYQALVHGLRLVQRYYPQAHVICLTDSLLIVDHLAGRCAVRTPHLHPLHSQACQLISRCVSFRVVHIRRAYNRLADALAWEALSGTKALVQWVNTTQEHLHE, from the coding sequence ATGAAGATTTGGCTGCAAATTGATGCCACTCCCGGTAATTTAGCTGGGCGGGCTGGCTTAGGCTTGGTCATTCGCCAAAACGATGGGGCGATTTTGCGCTGGGCAATGCAGCAAGCTCGTGCCGACACCAATAACATAGCGGAATATCAAGCTTTAGTTCATGGGTTGCGTTTGGTGCAACGCTATTACCCCCAAGCCCATGTCATTTGCCTGACCGATAGTTTGTTGATTGTTGATCATCTGGCTGGACGGTGTGCTGTGCGCACGCCGCACTTACACCCGTTGCATAGCCAAGCTTGCCAATTAATCAGTCGTTGTGTGAGTTTTCGCGTCGTGCATATTCGGCGAGCCTACAATCGCCTCGCCGATGCCCTCGCTTGGGAGGCACTCAGCGGAACCAAGGCCTTGGTGCAATGGGTCAATACAACACAGGAGCATCTGCATGAGTAG
- a CDS encoding reverse transcriptase domain-containing protein encodes MQPRYESAMLAEIASVDNLTRAWSHVRRNIRISQRGRSHGPDAVTILDFEAAWVEHMQQLAMELQSQIYRPLPPRRLFLDKRDGGKRSIAILAVRDRIAQRAVLQILEPEIEPTFLDCSYGFRPYVGVPHALTRIERYRQQGLQWVAHADISDCFGTIDHQILLSQLHQRISDRAVVELISQWLSVGVMEDAATTEASNWWDDGEDLLERLAKHGEDLLWPNQVGYPQASSTYDPQTLDFEASRTDSLRKRALQGLASNAALWGITHSKRVISGLRSLAPLLKQVPGGGLTWGAAGIATLALIPLSQRLLRQRERGTLQGGAISPMLANIYLDSFDRAMTERGHILVRFADDFVLLGAHQAAVEQALADATNVLKRLRLATKESKTGVQHFNDGLTFLGHRFAVQPQAEAERWSSFEAAERAIKERLRKPRK; translated from the coding sequence ATGCAGCCACGTTATGAATCGGCCATGTTGGCCGAAATTGCCAGCGTCGATAATTTAACCCGCGCTTGGAGCCATGTGCGGCGTAATATTCGCATTTCGCAACGCGGGCGTTCGCATGGCCCCGATGCAGTAACAATTTTAGATTTTGAGGCCGCTTGGGTTGAGCATATGCAACAGTTGGCGATGGAATTGCAAAGCCAAATTTATCGGCCTTTGCCACCACGGCGGCTTTTTTTGGATAAACGTGATGGTGGTAAACGCAGCATTGCGATTCTGGCCGTGCGCGACCGGATTGCCCAACGGGCGGTGTTGCAAATTCTTGAGCCAGAAATCGAGCCAACCTTTTTGGATTGTTCCTATGGTTTTCGGCCTTACGTTGGTGTGCCGCATGCGCTCACCCGAATCGAACGCTACCGCCAGCAGGGGTTGCAATGGGTTGCCCACGCCGATATTAGCGATTGTTTTGGCACAATCGATCATCAAATTTTGCTCAGTCAATTGCATCAACGGATTAGCGATCGCGCCGTCGTCGAATTAATTAGCCAGTGGCTGAGCGTTGGCGTGATGGAGGATGCTGCAACCACCGAGGCCAGTAATTGGTGGGATGACGGCGAAGATCTGCTTGAACGCTTGGCAAAACATGGCGAAGATTTGCTCTGGCCAAATCAGGTGGGCTACCCCCAAGCTAGCTCGACCTATGATCCACAGACCCTAGATTTTGAAGCCAGCCGCACTGATAGTTTGCGCAAACGGGCTTTGCAAGGCCTCGCTAGCAACGCCGCCTTGTGGGGCATAACCCATAGCAAACGGGTTATTAGTGGCTTGCGTAGTTTGGCTCCGTTATTAAAACAAGTGCCTGGTGGCGGCCTGACATGGGGTGCTGCCGGAATCGCAACCTTAGCCTTGATTCCGCTGAGCCAACGTTTGTTGCGCCAGCGTGAACGCGGCACGCTCCAAGGTGGGGCAATTTCACCGATGCTCGCCAATATCTACCTCGATTCCTTTGATCGGGCGATGACTGAGCGTGGCCATATTTTGGTGCGCTTTGCTGATGATTTTGTGCTGCTCGGGGCGCATCAAGCAGCGGTTGAGCAAGCCCTTGCCGATGCAACCAATGTGCTCAAACGCCTACGCCTCGCCACCAAAGAGAGTAAAACCGGCGTGCAGCATTTCAACGATGGTCTGACTTTCCTTGGGCATCGCTTCGCCGTTCAACCCCAAGCTGAAGCCGAACGTTGGTCAAGCTTCGAAGCTGCTGAGCGGGCGATTAAAGAGCGATTACGCAAACCTCGTAAATAA